TCTAAAGAAAGTCGGTGGATAGCGAGAGTTGATGAAGACTGGGCAGACCTGATTCATGAAATGATGACGGTATTACGGTGAGCTTTCATGCATTGCCTCCCCCTCTCTAACTCTACCCCTTGGTGTTAAAGAACAAGCCCGTGGACTGGCTGATGCTTTTGTACTACATTTCCCATCAGTCTCTGGCCGCTCAGTGCTCTATAAAGAGTCTTTTGAGTTGGAATAAGAAAAAGCAAAGGGGCACTGGTTGCACATAAGCACCACACGGGCAGAATGTTTTATAAGCGACCCAGTCCAAATGAAAGAGATGCTACGTGCCTGCTGAATGCAGCCCGGGCCTAGTTAACTTATGAGTTCTATGAAAACCTTgaaccttagccagggagttgtagtttcccACAACAGAGGCCCACATCCTTGCTTTAATCCGCTTTCCAAGACAGACACCACAACCCTAGCGTGAAGCCCAGTTACTATAACCTAAATGCAGCAGGTCCCACTTTGCTTACCATGATGTCTCTTCTCTCCAGCCCCCGGCCTTTTCTACCTCTGTCGTCACCTCTCAGTAAACCCAGCGCTCATTGGTTGCCAGAGAAAGTAAGTAGGAGTCGCTCTCTTGATGACGCAAAACACAGACAGTGAATGTAGGCAGGGCAATAGGGTGTAACAGGGATCTGTCGAATGGTGGTCGGGCTTATTCATGCTGGCTAAAAGCCGGCTCGCTATTGGTTACTTTGTCCGGAGAGTAAACTGGGCGCCATAGCTGCCTTTGTGGGTGGGTAGAAGTTAGGATGTGTGGGGGACTGTGAAACTAAGGGGAGGAAAAGCACCGAACTCGCTGTGGAAGGAAGAAAGCGAAGGTATCGGACTGATTTTTAAACCTTCCGCCATCAAGCTGCGCCCGCAGTTCTGTCTCtaggaaaatgtatatattattcattGAAACAAAAATGTGGAGTCTATTTGGCAGGTTTAGTGTCGCATATGCTCTGCGTCACCGGCCCTATAGCGCAACAGAAGTCTTCTCTGTATTCCTGTGCCGATTTGGCAACATTTTCtttatatgtaactttttttcaccttctttgtATGTAACTAACTGTAGCCACGTTTTTGTCGTAGAACTGCAGCAGGGAGTGTTCTAATTCTAATCCAACGTGCAAAGTTTATTGTGCTTGGTCTGTTAGTCGGTAGTGACCCACAGCACCTAGTACTGGTTAGTAAACATATCATTAGTTACTAGACCTGCACACAATTTCGCATCTTTAATTAAATGTCTCCATTACTATGTCTACAGCAGCCGCACTATGTGCCACACCCACCCTCTATAGGCTTTGACAATGCACTTTTTTGCCTGTCactgccattaaaggaacagtaaaaccaaagaaattaaagtgttttaatgcaatgagaatatcatataaaccaggggtgtccaacctgcggcccgagGGCTGTATGCGGCCAGGATgaatatgaatgtggcccagcttgaaggagagagaaaaggaagagaagggggaaaaaaagaaagaaatttaagaaataagtgtatggaaatacagagaaaacgagagtgaaataacactttgtgctctctaagtccagacacatcAACCACCTCTGTCTTgtgttgtaacaatgtggtgacctatggagtagggaggaggggggactctgctcattgcccagttagtaataataataataagtctatttaatatccaggtgtcccgtattccaatgtatagctccatctggttatccaactggtattgtagttcttttctgtgtattttccttttgatttaacaaatcaaaagtgtttgtgtgttttatgtgtggccccagacaatttttctttttccaatgtggcccagagaagccaaaagtttggacacccctgatataaacAATGAACACTCGTTGAtagtagtatataatatataattagaaaATTCTCAGGTTTCAGTAAAACTCGCCAGTTGTGAGAAGAGGTCCCGGTGGACCGCCCTGAGCCCTCcgctaaaggcccccatacatgagccgataaaagctgccgacagtaaGAGTCGGCAGCtgattggcctgtgtgtgggcccatccaacaggcttccccgattgatatctggccgaaagtcgggcaggttaaaaaaatcctgaCAGAACGCGCCTGTGatctatgcggtcccgcgatccaaccgcccatatCGGATCCGTTCAgatcagatcgttgggccctaaggccaACGattcagcccgatatcgcccactttgatgagggcatatcagggaaagatccgctcgtttagctaCATTGTCaaagagcggatctctacgtctggccaccttaagggagcgGACCACcgtgtagagaaaaaaaaaacaggcacctCCAAAGACCAATCCTCTAGGCAGGCTTGTCAAATTATAAGTACCGGTAGTTTTATTGCGGTACACAAGGATACAGCCTTTTTTTCGCTACAATGAAAatatgtaatgttgccctgcactggtaaaactgatttgtttgcttcagaaacactactatagttcatataaacaaactgctgagtagcaatggcggaaattgaaaaaaggctatatggcacaggttaaatagtggataaccgataacattatgttctacagaggaGAAAGGctaaagttacacagcagatatcagataagctctgtagaacataatgatgttatctgttatccactatttaacctgtgccatatacccttttttcagtttccgccattgctactcagcagcttgtttatatgagttatagttgtgtttttgaagcaaactgatccgttttaccagtgcagggcaacactacatcatatttttatcactttaattttttggtgtttttgttcctttaaaaccaaaaTATAAAGTGGAACTTGTAAATgaaaaaattcctttttattttattgtggagttTTGGTGAAACATAATTTCAGTACACTGTAACGAGTTTAGTTTGTATTAACAATAAAATATCATTGAACAGCTGTCACATAGCTTAGCCCATCATTGCTGTGTCATTGTGCTTATTTTCAGGTTCCTTGATGGATTTGTCCTTTGCTGGAAGCACCAGGCAGTTGAGAAGCAGCAGTCGCAATTTGGTATTGTCAGGCACATTCACATCCCAAAACCAAAGATGGGCTTCAAAAGCTGACAATCGAGAAACCTCACTGGTGAGAAACTTGGATGCTGACTTACATGAGGCTATGACTCCTCTCCGTTCAACAGCTGGCAGTGTGACAGAAGAATCGATGCCCAGTCCAAGCCCTGAGAAATTTGGACGTAATGGGACTGTTGTGTCACAAGTGGTGACTGTCAAACGGCATAAAAGATGGGCCACCCGAATTTTGTCAATGTTGTGCTGCCTTGTCGTTGTTTGCATTCTCTCTGTTTTGCTTGCAGTACTATATCTCGTTATACAAGGTATGTGACAATTCTGTATACAGTTAATCATCACACAGTGGATAGCATTACTTCCTCCTGTGTTCTCGCTATGTTTGCATTGGTCTCTTCCcagattaaaggacatgtaaacccccaccCGCAAAAATGTTATCAGTGAACAGCCTATTTGAAAtatttagatacctgccactctggtttttaaaaggttaacagaAAGGCTGCAGcttccccttaatcacttaggattccttctctaactactctgcccctccctcaggaatttactgtggctgttggctcatgagcatgctcagttcttctcagattactaaacacacccttcaGTCTAAAgacaatgaagagatagcattgatGGTTCCTATAGAAACTCTagttgtctgatcctatttttttttctcccaacaaCCTCCCCTGAGCTCAGTTTAACCATTAcaatgctcaaccccagcagaactttttttgtCAAAGTATactgtgcctgtgtaaacctgcattgcatgaactttatagcatacatgtcctgtttgccaatgtaaatgttactgatgatgtgccgggtgaaagctatttgttttaggaaaatgtgatggcgctggcaaatggagggtgtatatgcagtacaaattatgtggcttgggtgggaaaGATATgctcaacttatatacatggtaggaaaatgtaggctttacttgtcctttaattggcccttaataaaactgaccatacTGACTTAAAATTCTGCttgggcagagactgatgtgaatgatgaataatttAGACAATCTATGTAAAGCACTGTTGGTGCTATATATCAATTATAACTGAATTTGTTTGCCCTTCTTTCAAGATATAAGTCTAAATACTGGTATTCATTGCTACTGAACAGTGAACCCTGCTTGATTGCTaaggccaatgtttttttgtatctATCAGTTCTAAGAAAACCATGGGATGCTAATAAggcaagtaaagaaaaaaagtgatTCAACGTTATGCCAATACCCACTGACAATTTGTTGTTTATCAGCATTGAGGACCTTGAACGCATAAGAAATTTTGTGTATAACCTTTCCATAGCagtgcagcagtagagtcatcaTCTCATGCTTTGACATCTTCAGCTGTAGCAGTGTCAGGGTGAAGTCACCTTTCAAAGTCTCAATACTTGCTCTTAGTTATGATCCGCAGACAAACAAGCATGATGGGTCTTTGACCTAAGCACACACAGTACAGCTGTTTGGTGGAGGCGTGATTTGCAAAACCTAGCAACCAATGACCATATCAATTTATAGcagaaaattaaaggggttgttcaccttccaaacaatttttttcagttgttttgagattgttcacaataaacaaagacttttttcaattgctttccattttacattttttaccattttcccaaaatataagtttaaagtttaatgctcCTGTGTCTGATGTTTTAGTCCAGCAGCTCGGTGATCCAGGAGCTttctgagctgttacaatttactacatttaaGAACTAAACTTTTTTTAACTATTTCTCATATTTCTCTAAATAGTCCCCTAGAATAACCTACCTTAGTCCCAGCATTCAGCCTGCTGTAGTTTCTTCACAATTAGTTAAAATCTCCAGCTCATTTCACTTCCTTGCCTAGCATGAAGCCCCACCCCCTTCCTTTCTGAAagagagattctgctcagcagggacaaacgtaaccaatgtatcaacttaatgtataaATTTAAAATGGTTAGTctgcaaccccccccctcccagattTGCTTTAGAATAGGGGGTGTTCAAACTACTGCCCGTGGGCCAAATGTGTGccgatatccatttttaattggcccgcagcgtgcaaaaatccctcccccccccctaaaaGTCCCGACAAGTTTCTCAGCAGCCAGGAAAACAAGTTTCTAACTACGGCGTCATTGTTGGGCGGAACCTACAGTGCATCAGTGTTTGAGACCCTGAGAAGCATGTTAGAAGTCCTAAACTCCTAGAAGCATGGCTCCATTCCCCTTCTACACTGCTGCCAAACCTGGGCTGGATCCTGGTGCTGTTCATCAAGGCGGTGGCCTGCCTGTTACATTCTGAATGTGCTGGAACTGTGTGTGCATGTGATGATCTGTGAGTAACTGCTTCGTGATTGacttgggggaggggtggatttaggGTGGCTGCAGCCCGGCAAGGGAGACCttactgcaggggtccccaaccttttttacctgtgagccacattcaaatgtaaaaagagtcggggagcaacacaaataaaagaagtcccttggggtgcaaaataagggctgtgattggctatttggtagcccctatgtggactggtagcctacaggaggctctacttggcactatacttagtttttatgcaaccaaaacttgttttcaagcttggaatccaaaaataagcacctgctttaaggaccctgagagcaacatccaaggggttggagagcaacatgttgcttgcgagctactggttggggatcactgccttactgTGTCAGTTACAGATTGAGTTtgtgagttactgtgtgtgtgtgtgtatctgtctgtatgcgTGTTACTGCATGTGTggctgtatgtgtgtgttacttatttacaatttgtaaaatgagcatgttaatcagggggtgtggccaaaaatagGCGTGGCCAACACATTTTTTGCAGCGCTaagcgggccaattaaaaatggagagGACCTGCACGGCATACCTATGTACTTCACCTCCAGCTGTTTATGTATTTTActgcatatggcccttggtgaaaaaagtttggacacccctgctttagaaggtgaaaaattaaactttacacttcaatattagaaaaatagtcataAATAGAAAGTAGTAAGTAGTggttaaaattctttttttccggtgaacaatctgaaaccaactgacctgaaaaaaaagtgtctgaaagtgaacaatccctttaatacataGCCCAAATATGCTTTATATGTAGATTTTAGATAAAGTGGGGTTTTTCTGGCACATAGCCTTGGATTGCTATGATCTTCTTAAATGCATGTTTCTGTCTAGCTCTCATTTTTCTCCATTTAAACTGTAGACATGCAATCTGGAAGAGAAATTAATGACGAAGGAGAGAAGATTAGCCTTTTAGGTATGAACAATAAAGTTTGCTTTTATGTTAATATTAattacattatttcattattctgtACTAATTATGCCCCctggacttaaaggaacagtaacaccaaaaattaaaatgttttaaaggaatgacagtataatggACTTTTGCCCTGCGCTGATAAAAACTTGTGTGCTTGCTTTAGACAcataactatagtttatttaaacaagctgctgtgtagccatggggacagccattcaagcacaggatacacagtagataacagataagttctgtagtatacaatgggattcttcagaacgtatctgttaacGTATCTGTTATTTACGAGCACAGAGAACAGTAAAtaatattctcattactttaagacactttaatttttttggtgttactgttccttaaataaTTCAAACTGTGATTGTGAATACACTAAAATGATTAATGGTTATAGTCAAGCTTTTGCAGCTGCATTGGCTGACCAGTTTTGTCAAACATTTATATGAATTAGTTCTCACTAATTTTTCTCCACCTCTACTTTGCCTCCAGgtgggatttatttttttattggtttacgTCGTTTTTGCTGAATGTTTAATTCCTTGCTGTTATCCTATTGGTTACTTTTGTCATATAATCATGTACTGTTTTCCATAACATTACTAGTTCAGAGTTCATATATTTCCTTATTTTAAAAGCTACAATGTAGTAAATTGTAAGGAAACCAGTCTAAAAAGTAGTTGTTCAGGTTTTGTGGTCTGACTCTATGTGTATATCTAAGATATCTGTTATAATCCATGACATGCCTAATGCTttttataaaaaaggaaatcgaaacaaaagcataaataaaatctCTGCACCATGAAAGCACAAATATTTACCATAGATTTATTCAGAGTTATGAACTATTTCTTCATAACTAtaccatgttaaaggagaaggagtgtCTTTTTCTGCTTCAAGCCagctttcattctactgcacatgcagtagaatgcaattttctgctgatagaagcactggcccggggtgtcaggtaagtaaatacaatcatttgggtgcgcttaacttttggcacccccaagttaaaattacttttcttctcctttaaacaatattttaaactGTAATCACTTTTAATTCTGATGAATTATGATTGGGAGTTTCAATGAAACAGGGCACTTCCCAATAAAGTAGGCTTTTGAGCACTATTTTTCTGGAAAGCGCTAATTCTATAGTCGTTCACAGGCTGTAAAACTTAATAGAAATTCCAAGCGAGTCATGCTATTATGGCAGTGCCTAGATTCACATTCATTATATACACTGTGCCAGGTTAAAATGTATATGAAGCAGTAACCAGTTATTTCTTTGCATAAAAAGCACCactcacaacattttttttctatgaacttTTTCCCTATGCTTACATAAAATCATTaatgtaaatatgttaaaaagCCACACATAAAATTTATTGTTCTAATGCAGGATTCTGGAGTCTTCTTGCGTTGTCCCTTCTAGCGGGTCTATCCTGCTGCAGCTTCTCGTGGACTGTCACCTACTTTGATTCTTATGAACCAGGGATGTTTCCTCCAACTCCACTTTCTCCTGCGCGCTTCAGGTAAATTCACTGCTTGCATTTCATGTTTACTCTATTTAAACTAGTAGTCCAATACACTTCAGCACACTGTAGAATGAACGATTGCTTATAAAGGTGAATTTATTGGCACTCAGAATGTTCCGATATATAAGCATTCTTTAATAACCTGGTATTTCAACTGGTTAAAAAATACCAAGTTATTAAAGAATGCTTATATATCGGAACATTCTGAGTGCTGAAATGTACCTTCTGCATGAATCGAATAGTCACAGAACTGAAACAAGGATGCAGTATGAATAAGGTAATTTCTAAGCGTCTCAGATcctctgattttttaaaaaaaagatacacgCTGTTTCCTTTTGAGGAGAAAGATATActtagtttcttttcttttttgagtACATTTTCACttgtatttgttgttttgttCACATTGGTCACTTTTAAAAGGAAACTGcatatttttgaaagttttggaCACATTCCAAGTGTGGTGAAAAGATACCATGATGTAAATTATTTGGACACAAAAGACAATTTTTTGAACACTAATTGGAATCCAGAGGCACTATGCGACTGAAAAATCGTTTTTATAAAAAGGAATTGGAGTCATTGGGACATAGGATTTGTCCAAAGCGAAATGGATTGGAGTGGAATTGGGAcgtttttaatacaaatataacttATTATTGACACAGCTGTTCGTTTTAGCACTCTCCAATTCCCCACCCATTAATTTCCCCACCCACATTTTCCTCACCCATATTTTCCCCTATTTAACACAGAACAACAGTTGATTtcacaggcttgataaagggtcctgcgaggcccgaaacgttgccatgtttaTTGTCTGCTCTAAATtatgagccaataaattcaccTTTCTAAGCAATCGTTCATTCTACAGTGTGCTGTAGTGTATTGGACTACTATATTGAACTTGTAACCCGTGGCAGGTAGGATTTAACACTGTACAAGCACCTGGTCCTAAGGGATCCATTACGCAAGGTCAGAGCACTCCAACATTGTGTGGAATCATTTACTCTATTTAAACTGACGGAAaatacttatacttatatatacagtattatattaaaAAGATTCCGTTATGGGGAAACATGTTTGTTAATATacgttaaaggaatagttcagtgtgaaaataaaaactgggtaaatggataggctgtgcaaaataaaaaatgtttctaatatagttagttagccaaaaatgtaatgtataaaaaatgGAGTCAACctatgtctaataaaacagccagagtccaacttcctgattttcagctctataactctgagctagtcagcgacttaaaggggggccacatgggacatttctgttcagtgagtttgtaattgatcctcagcattcagctcagattcaaaagcaacagatatgacctatgtggccccccctcgagtctctgattggttactgcctggtagccagcgtaaccagtcagtggaaaccaagagagctgaaaagcaggaagtagtgctctgactgacttgttatagaTCAaaacactccagcctttatacattacatttttggctaactaactatattagaaacattttttattttgcacagcctatctatgtacccagtttttatttttacactgaacaattcctttaataatccatattgctaaaaatgctcctcACCTGGTGATAGATATGAGGATAGCACTCAACTGCGAAAATCTTGTCCAGCTCACCCAAATCATAGCTCATCTAGTTGCATTGTGTAGgcgaaacaatagcttatctgaaagcagatCAATTGTGAAATggtaaaaactataccataaaaatcatgacagagtccATTTAATATAGTTAAGTTCAACATGCAGTCTATCAATTTGATGGGCCTAGCCATCATTGCAGAAGAAAGCAACTGGCCAAAGGAAAGCATTAAAACATGGGACAGACCCATCTTGCTTTCACATTGACAGTTAAATGtgattgtcattccttttaaacacttcaACTTTTCGGTGTTATACAATGTAATGCTGTACTAATTACTCACCACTCACCAGCTACAATCTCTGCTAAGCATGCTCCTTAATACACCACAAAAGACAACTCTTTAGACGAgcaaacaaaaatgcaaagaataGTAAGTTAAAATAATGATCCTTGTTCTGCTGAATTTAGAGGTGAGAAGAAATagtactgaaaatataaattaagcAGGAACTAAAACAACACAAACACATGAGCCTGTTAATCTTCAAGGGGTCCAATTAGGTTAAAGTATGTAAGTAAAGGCGTAGCATATTGTAGAGTTAAATCATACCTGTAATGTGTGGCTGGAGTTTTAAGTGTTATTCGCATAAAAAGTGTGTAACGCGAAAAATAAATTTCTAAAAAGGTTATAGTCCTCTAcgcttatttgtttttttttgggggggggggttgaatctCTGCCATGTTTGTGGACTGAATTCTAGTTCTTCAGACCTGTTGTCTCATAAGCCAATAACTATTACCTTCATTGTACATTTACTGTCTGCTGTCTCAAGGCTCTTTTTGTATTAGTTTGTACTTTGCAACTGCCAACCCCCCTCTCCACGAATTTTGATTACCTGAGTCTTAATTCGTATAATTAATATATCTGATTGATTCAAGGTCTTTTTGACTTTTAAATAAcaatttcctttctctttctagGAAAATGACTGGCCATTCCTTCCACATGGGCTATACTATGGCAATACTCAATGGAGTTGTAGCAGCTCTGACAGTTCTCTGGTGTTTGCTATAATTGCACAGCATCACCATTTTTATAAACGGACTTCTGGGACCTGGGATTATGTAAAACAGCATAGATTTTATGTATATGGAGGAATAATTTTAGCTAAgtgatgttttttttcatgtccagtttttaaaaaatgtttttttgtaatttttcaaaTAGCTATTATGGAATCTTTAGTCTTACATTTTTGAGCACATCCAATTCATATGGTGAACGATACACATTTTAGGTCATTTTAGCACATAATTATAGCCTGGTTGGGGTATTGTATTATCAGGACACCTGCACTTCTATGCATCCAGCTTTCCACAAGTAGCAGGTCCCTGGCTGAACCTTTTATATGTAATATTAATGCCATATGtacagtttttacatttatatgatcTATTTTGGGCTTTGCGAGTATAAATTGTTTAGTAGAAAAATGAATCGGTGTTcggtatttagaaatattttataaatgtgtgaatgaaattgttatttttgcaggcaaatattttaaaattgcagtGCTAAATTATTTGTAcaccatggggcccatttacttagctcgagtgaaggaagagaggaaaaaaatttcaaatggttttttttggctacttcgaccatcgaatgggctacttcgaccttcgacttcgaatcgaaagattcaaactaaaaatcgttctactgtTCAACcatattcgatagtcgaagtactgtctctttaagaaaaacttcaaccccctagttcgccacctaaatgGGGAAtgggtcaatgttagcctatggggaaggtccccataggctttggtagctttttttggtcgaagaaaaatcgttcgatcgatggattaaaatccttcgaattgaactatttgcgctaaatccttcgacttcgatattcaaagtcgaaggatttaacttcgacagtcgaatatcgagggttaattaaccctcggtattcgaccttaagtaaatttgccccccatAACTCAGTTCTCATTTGTTTACAGAACCACTAATATATTAGTAAGATGGAAATGTAATGGGGCATTGGTATTGTATTAATGTAGATGCCTTTGTAGCTTTCATACAGTCTGATTTGAAAGATTCTGGATTGTACGCATGAATCAAAGCATCCGAGAGGTCTTTTATCCGCAAACTGGTGCAGCACCTTCTGTCGTAAGTTACATGGTTTCTGACATAATGCTATTCTCTTCTTATATAGGACAATAAATGGAAATACTTCCCCTTTAGTGTAAATTCAAGGGCTATATAATATGCCTTTCACATATCTTATTACTAAgctctataattaaaaaaaaaaaacaaaaacatttatatatacaaaaaagaaaactgttttagTAATTTACTGGAACAGATACATGCCATtaataatgcagaaaaaaagaatttattttaaagataactagttttgtattttgtattctatttCATTCATTTAAGTGTTCCTGCATCTACAACTAATATTGGCATAAATGTAGTCATCATACTGAACAAGTGGCAGCAATACaacaaaagctgaaaaaaggctgaaggtataaaatgtaaaaactataaaaataaataccaactGTAAGGTTACTAAGAATAGGATATAACCGTAACCATTAAAGTGAACATAAGAGTTTATGCGTATGGAACTGAATCAAATGTCAGTAGAACAGGCAATTTTatcatataaaatggcatttaaatGCCCAGGGACTGGGGGTCCTATA
The Xenopus laevis strain J_2021 chromosome 9_10S, Xenopus_laevis_v10.1, whole genome shotgun sequence DNA segment above includes these coding regions:
- the arl6ip6.S gene encoding ADP ribosylation factor like GTPase 6 interacting protein 6 S homeolog isoform X2, which translates into the protein MDLSFAGSTRQLRSSSRNLVLSGTFTSQNQRWASKADNRETSLVRNLDADLHEAMTPLRSTAGSVTEESMPSPSPEKFGRNGTVVSQVVTVKRHKRWATRILSMLCCLVVVCILSVLLAVLYLVIQGFWSLLALSLLAGLSCCSFSWTVTYFDSYEPGMFPPTPLSPARFRKMTGHSFHMGYTMAILNGVVAALTVLWCLL
- the arl6ip6.S gene encoding ADP ribosylation factor like GTPase 6 interacting protein 6 S homeolog; the protein is MTPLRSTAGSVTEESMPSPSPEKFGRNGTVVSQVVTVKRHKRWATRILSMLCCLVVVCILSVLLAVLYLVIQDMQSGREINDEGEKISLLGFWSLLALSLLAGLSCCSFSWTVTYFDSYEPGMFPPTPLSPARFRKMTGHSFHMGYTMAILNGVVAALTVLWCLL
- the arl6ip6.S gene encoding ADP ribosylation factor like GTPase 6 interacting protein 6 S homeolog isoform X1, with protein sequence MDLSFAGSTRQLRSSSRNLVLSGTFTSQNQRWASKADNRETSLVRNLDADLHEAMTPLRSTAGSVTEESMPSPSPEKFGRNGTVVSQVVTVKRHKRWATRILSMLCCLVVVCILSVLLAVLYLVIQDMQSGREINDEGEKISLLGFWSLLALSLLAGLSCCSFSWTVTYFDSYEPGMFPPTPLSPARFRKMTGHSFHMGYTMAILNGVVAALTVLWCLL